A region from the Corticium candelabrum chromosome 14, ooCorCand1.1, whole genome shotgun sequence genome encodes:
- the LOC134189468 gene encoding spondin-1-like translates to MKEDLLSATCLLLLCLHNVCAVDCIWGSWSSCSVECGNGTRTRKISQAATMSGQMCTGPSTEICIVTSCMITVMVEVTLVALCAMFM, encoded by the exons ATGAAGGAAGATTTGCTGTCTGCGACATGTCttctgcttttgtgtttgcacaACGTTTGCGCAG tggattgcatttggggtagttggagttcatgtagtgttgaatgtggaaatggcaccagaactcggAAGATTAGTCAAGCAGCTACAATGAGTGGTCAGATGTGTACAGGACCATCAactgagatctgcatagtcacatcttgtatgattactgttatggtggaagtcacacttgttgctttatgtgcaatgtttatgtga
- the LOC134189466 gene encoding uncharacterized protein LOC134189466 translates to MNRPTRSPFGCRECNSTFCLESTSNGTQVHRTDLPIVSTPVSCCILCATPSTLPQSPSPSYQVYLIIFCSVLALLLLLLIVCLVYARTRRSHDAQSPEESTSQGFKRRRIAAWVDDAGRQVFDPLANSSTEEKRQDVLDSKAATDAGGEVGTLMEEMPRRPVLPPAWVQYVKGEGIQMSVGDNDEREETKKVNDVILSSEQTGSHVSLSDQFGKMTTSSERSRSITESKSESR, encoded by the exons ATGAATAGACCGACAA GGTCGCCGTTTGGGTGTCGGGAATGTAACTCAACTTTCTGCCTCGAATCGACGAGCAACGGAACACAGGTTCACAGGACAGACTTGCCAATAGTGTCGACACCCGTATCTTGCTGTATACTGTGCGCAACGCCCTCCACGCTGCCTCAATCGCCGTCTCCGTCATATCAAGTTTATCTCATCATTTTCTGTTCCGTCCTCGCTCTTCTTCTCTTGCTCTTGATTGTCTGCCTTGTCTACGCGCGCACGCGTCGATCTCACGATGCGCAGTCTCCCGAGGAGTCGACATCTCAGGGTTTCAAGCGACGACGCATTGCGGCTTGGGTTGATGACGCAGGGCGGCAGGTGTTTGACCCATTGGCGAATTCATCGACGGAAGAGAAACGACAAGATGTTCTGGACTCCAAGGCGGCGACGGATGCGGGAGGCGAGGTCGGTACGTTGATGGAGGAGATGCCACGACGGCCGGTTTTGCCACCAGCTTGGGTGCAGTATGTGAAAGGGGAAGGAATTCAGATGTCAGTGGGAGATAATGACGAGAGGGAGGAGACCAAGAAAgttaatgacgtcatactaAGCAGCGAACAGACAGGGTCACATGTTAGTTTGTCGGATCAGTTTGGTAAAATGACAACAAGCTCGGAGAGAAGTAGGAGCATTACAGAATCAAAGAGTGAGTCCAGATAA
- the LOC134189465 gene encoding GRB10-interacting GYF protein 2-like, whose product MGCGASKAAQVALSDQIRKGDVDLSNKELSSSERGEENGTQKERITQNGRDRVKENEGKSLDVTSRGEDGKHKELIGRPVAFDVTIGDEQPRKAPPRRLDKLEPVQRLTVEQLEEKQRAAEERKHKEIEKKRMSKRDKLHHDIAEARDMERSKQINEIETRMNSVEKKRIEQRQAIVEKQRQHDEHVQRVREKAKQLNSGESDLDDIAGGWGNGVEHDDTFNKESNDDETWWNSDVEKQEGDDERTENRDLLA is encoded by the exons ATGGGTTGCGGAGCTTCTAAAGCGGCGCAGGTGGCGTTGAGTGATCAGATTAGGAAGGGAGATGTCGATTTGAGTAACAAGGAATTATCGAGTAGCGAAAGAGGCGAGGAAAACGGAACACAGAAGGAGAGAATCACACAAAACGGTCGAGACAGAGTAAAGGAGAATGAAGGAAAGAGTCTCGATGTCACGTCGAGAGGAGAAGAcggtaaacacaaag AGCTCATTGGTCGACCTGTGGCGTTTGACGTGACGATAGGCGACGAACAGCCGAGGAAAGCACCGCCAAGACGATTAGAC AAACTCGAGCCTGTTCAGAGGTTAACTGTCGAGCAGCTGGAGGAGAAGCAACGAGCAGCAGAGGAACGAAAACACAAAGAAATCGAGAAGAAAAGAATGAGCAAACGAGACAAACTGCATCACGACATTGCAGAGGCAAGAGACATGGAGAGATCAAAACAGATCAACGAGATAGAAACGCGAATGAACAGTGTGGAGAAGAAGAGAATAGAACAGAGACAGGCGATCGTTGAGAAGCAGAGGCAACATGATGAGCACGTCcagagagtgagagagaaaGCGAAGCAACTCAACAGTGGCGAGAGCGATTTGGATGACATTGCAGGCGGGTGGGGCAATGGCGTGGAACACGACGACACGTTCAATAAAGAAAGCAACGATGACGAGACGTGGTGGAACAGTGACGTAGAGAAACAAGAGGGAGACGACGAGAGAACGGAGAATAGAGATTTGTTAGCGTAG
- the LOC134189464 gene encoding inositol polyphosphate-4-phosphatase type I A-like — translation MGEGQYTWTVPIQLLKLFIEEEKQRVAELQDLVNLCDDWKQSRDQILQDHTNMVTYYSDMVSDLENNTEMNFKSSVAKAAPELEFVATNQHIQRMKVMADKKPDKTFVYDVVTIGAPAAHSLRFKQGGLRRLLFLPKDLNGSSSTEIRHLMQSTEALKTSIDSAKLSLLGAAELCLEPQLRQAMQILKEKVGQLCILCEAELIKTGSQVGTAAFNMSDEDRLKESGNDWVFNGESYIRVPLEWHIEALCQKLEQLCVWLESKVDALCQVNEGIEVSWYKCISIVVKELTLQVDLIMKHIMLCLNFLLLKEESQWSSIGLMGPRHRRDIVLTQAVSGLVTCFILHLKEHLVKSMFMQQLSHLGFLAHWESLLSTHGEEMGMLEDCSAAIDELNKTVVFKLIMSEDNEMPVITGTRSNLEISIPLKPTKFQLIPQELQQGRPIRVCVILFTQGINEQQSFADRFGDAGIQHVINIESMSRLETYYESYRDLLTLRSSRVSRDIPDLARKVEQLRTNVNSRRTKNVDILILSAEVCRKLNGGRLTSCKSAKDRSAMSVTLEMCSILQKEHNLHPAAFEQALDTIRSQGTRLINAEKNVGERKFAFNALQVKALPKQYRPPEGTYKVLQS, via the exons ATGGGAGAAGGCCAGTATACATGGACTGTACCTATACAGTTACT CAAGTTGTTTATCGAGGAAGAGAAACAGAGAGTTGCTGAACTACAAGACCTTGTCAAT TTATGCGATGACTGgaaacagtcacgtgaccaaatactTCAAGATCACACAAATATGGTGACGTACTACTCAGACATGGTGTCTGATCTCGAGAATAACACAGAAATGAATTTCAAGTCAAGCGTGGCTAAAGCGGCACCGGAACTCGAGTTTGTCGCCACCAATCAACACATACAGAGAATGAAAGTGATGGCTGACAAGAAACCGG acaAGACGTTTGTTTACGATGTGGTGACTATTGGGGCACCTGCTGCTCATTCCTTGAGGTTTAAACAAGGAGGACTGAGGCGATTGCTGTTTTTGCCAAAAGATCTCAACGGAAG CAGCTCAACTGAAATACGTCATCTCATGCAGAGCACTGAAGCTCTAAAGACGAGTATTGACTCAGCTAAGCTCTCATTGTTGGG TGCTGCTGAGCTATGTCTAGAGCCACAGTTGAGACAAGCTATGCAGATTTTGAAGGAAAAG GTTGGTCAGCTGTGTATACTTTGTGAAGCTGAACTGATAAAAACTGGTAGTCAGGTGGGAACGGCTGCGTTTAATATGTCGGATGAAGATAGACTGAAAG AGTCAGGTAATGACTGGGTGTTCAACGGTGAGTCGTACATTCGTGTTCCTCTTGAGTGGCATATCGAAGCTCTCTGTCAAAAATTGGAGCAACTTTGTGTATGGTTGGAGTCAAAAGTCGATGCCCTCTGCCAAGTGAATGAAGGCATTG AAGTGTCATGGTACAAGTGCATCAGCATTGTTGTCAAGGAACTCACTCTTCAAGTCGACCTCATAATGAAGCACATCATGCTGTGTCTCAACTTTCTACTACTGAAG GAAGAGAGTCAGTGGAGCTCCATAGGGCTTATGGGACCGAGACATAGAAGAGATATTGTGCTGACTCAAGCA GTGTCTGGTCTTGTGACGTGTTTCATTCTCCATTTGAAAGAGCATCTCGTGAAGTCAATGTTTATGCAGCAGCTGTCTCACCTCGGCTTTCTAGCTCACTGGGAATCTCTATTGAGTACACACGGGGAGGAGATGGGCATGTTGGAGGACTGCAGTGCAGCAATTGATGAGCTAAACAAAACAGTTGTGTTCAAA TTGATTATGTCAGAAGACAATGAAATGCCAGTCATCACAGGCACGAG ATCAAACCTAGAAATATCTATTCCTCTGAAGCCAACTAAATTTCAGTTGATACCCCAAGAACTCCAGCAAGGTCGACCTATTCGAGTTTGTGTCATTCTCTTCACTCAAGGCATCAATGAGCAGCAATCATTTGCAGACCGGTTTGGAGATGCTGGAATACAGCATGTTATTAATATCGAGAGCATGAGCCGGCTAGAGACGTATTACGAAAGCTATCGGGATCTTCTAACTCTACGAT cATCTCGTGTTAGTCGTGATATTCCTGACTTAGCGCGTAAAGTCGAACAGCTAAGAACCAATGTGAATTCACGGCGAACTAAAAATGTCGACATTTTAATTCTGAGCGCCGAG GTTTGTCGTAAATTGAATGGTGGCCGTCTGACAAGCTGTAAATCAGCGAAAGATCGGTCGGCAATGAGCGTGACGCTTGAGATGTGTTCAATACTGCAGAAAGAACACAACCTTCATCCGGCCGCTTTTGAACAAGCACTTGATACGATAAGGAG TCAAGGCACTCGTCTGATAAATGCAGAGAAGAACGTCGGCGAGAGAAAGTTTGCATTTAATGCTCTTCAAGTAAAAGCGTTACCCAAACAATATCGCCCACCAGAAGGGACATACAAAGTACTGCAGTCGTGA
- the LOC134189328 gene encoding uncharacterized protein LOC134189328, with translation MLTRRRLRLLGHILRMDECRLPRKLLVCASPQGRRSVGGQRMRWNDLVLRDLRNCNLDGVWRILAEDRNEWRNQIWAATQEVNFKKEEQEKYRKDEQKRRRKARQTTSEFALHCSFDGCAFTAVNHAGLVNHQRQKHGQSLTSQCHYCHQTFRQQGLHNHEHFCCQRTSTPPI, from the coding sequence atgctgacacggagacgtcttcggttattgggtcacatcttgcgcatggatgagtgtcgtctaccaaggaagcttttggtgtgtgcatcaccccaAGGTAGACGTTCAGTTGGAGGCCAGAGGatgagatggaacgatttAGTACTGAGGGATTTgaggaattgcaatcttgatggggtttggaggatactagcagaggataggaatgagtggaggaatcagatctgggctgccacacaggaagtaaatttcaagaaggaagaacaagagaaataccgcaaggatgagcagaaacgtcgccgcaaagcaaggcaaacgacatcagagtttgctttacactgcagctttgatggttgtgcttttactgctgtaaatcatgccggccttgtaaaccaccagagacagaaacatggtcagtccctgactagtcaatgtcattactgtcaccaaacattccgccaacaaggcctccacaaccatgagcatttctgctgtcagagaacatccactcctccgatatag